In the Euphorbia lathyris chromosome 5, ddEupLath1.1, whole genome shotgun sequence genome, one interval contains:
- the LOC136229559 gene encoding glutamate--glyoxylate aminotransferase 2, with the protein MAPKPLDYESLNENVKKVQYAVRGELYLRASELQKEGKKIIFTNVGNPHALGQKPLTFPRQVIALCQAPFLLDDPNVGLMFPADAIAKAKHYLSLTSGGLGAYSDSRGIPGIRKEVAEFIERRDGHPSDPELIFLTDGASKGVMQMLSSIISSARDGILVPVPQYPLYSAAISLFGGSLVPYFLEETANWGLDVNDLRNAVSEARSKGITVKAMVIINPGNPTGQCLSAANLREILSFCYKENLVLLGDEVYQQNIYQDERPFISSKKVLMDMGLPLSKEVQLVSFHTVSKGYWGECGQRGGYFEMTNIPPQTVDEIYKVASVSLSPNVPAQIFMGLMVNPPKPGDISYDQFIRESKGILESLRRRAKLMTDGFNSCRNVVCNFTEGAMYSFPQIRLPPRAIEAAKAAGKVPDVFYCLKLLEATGISTVPGSGFGQKEGMFHLRTTILPAEQDMPGIMASFKKFNDEFMEEYEDHRGYSRM; encoded by the exons ATGGCTCCTAAACCATTAGACTACGAATCCTTGAATGAAAATGTGAAGAAGGTTCAGTATGCTGTTAGAGGAGAGTTGTATCTTCGAGCTTCTGAGCTTCAGAAGGAAGGGAAAAAG ATTATCTTTACAAATGTTGGCAATCCTCATGCTCTAGGACAGAAGCCACTTACTTTTCCCCGTCAG GTGATTGCTCTCTGCCAAGCTCCATTTCTGCTTGATGATCCTAATGTAGGACTGATGTTTCCTGCAGATGCAATTGCAAAGGCTAAACATTATCTTTCGTTGACTTCTGGTGGTCTAG GTGCTTACAGTGACTCCCGAGGTATCCCGGGGATTAGGAAGGAGGTGGCGGAGTTCATTGAAAGGCGTGATGGACATCCAAG TGATCCAGAACTCATATTTCTTACTGATGGTGCCAGCAAAGGTGTGATGCAAATGCTGAGTTCAATAATCTCTAGTGCAAGAGATGGG ATTTTGGTTCCCGTACCACAATACCCACTTTACTCTGCTGCAATATCTCTTTTTGGTGGTTCCCTAGTACCATATTTCTTAGAGGAGACAGCTAATTGGGGTCTTGATGTTAATGACCTGCGAAATGCAGTTTCGGAGGCTCGTTCCAAAGGGATAACG GTAAAAGCAATGGTGATTATCAACCCAGGAAACCCGACTGGTCAGTGTCTCAGTGCAGCTAATTTAAGGGAAATATTGAGCTTCTGTTACAAAGAAAATTTGGTCCTCCTCGGAGATGAGGTTTATCAGCAGAACATATACCAGGATGAGCGTCCTTTTATTAGCTCTAAAAAG GTTTTGATGGACATGGGACTACCCCTAAGCAAGGAAGTCCAGCTTGTCTCTTTCCACACCGTGTCCAAAGGATATTGGGGTGAGTGCGGGCAGCGGGGTGGGTACTTCGAGATGACAAACATTCCCCCACAG ACAGTTGATGAAATTTATAAGGTTGCGTCCGTATCACTCAGTCCTAATGTCCCTGCACAGATATTC ATGGGTTTGATGGTCAATCCACCTAAACCTGGAGATATTTCATATGACCAGTTCATTAGAGAAAG CAAAGGAATCCTTGAATCACTGAGGAGAAGAGCAAAATTGATGACAGATGGATTCAACAGCTGCAGAAACGTGGTCTGCAATTTTACTGAAG GCGCAATGTACTCGTTTCCTCAAATCCGGTTGCCACCTAGAGCAATAGAGGCTGCCAAAGCAGCTGGAAAAGTTCCAGATGTCTTCTACTGTCTGAAGCTGTTGGAAGCCACAGGCATTTCCACAGTTCCGGGTTCAGGATTCGGACAAAAAGAGGG GATGTTTCACTTGAGAACAACCATCTTGCCCGCGGAGCAAGACATGCCGGGAATTATGGCGAGTTTCAAGAAGTTCAACGATGAGTTCATGGAGGAATATGAAGACCATAGGGGTTATTCAAGGATGTAa